In one Myxocyprinus asiaticus isolate MX2 ecotype Aquarium Trade chromosome 1, UBuf_Myxa_2, whole genome shotgun sequence genomic region, the following are encoded:
- the tssc4 gene encoding protein TSSC4: MSVLKCKEKDTPNSLSNRDAIELPEDLSLSDSDPDEPTVHFGRKVEDLSSSSEEEDDALHRQLVPQDNPTFRLTGGSSGFCDRSKDIFAQLDSAAKLTSKQLGEDNILDGMFARPAPPSPPHVAQRKCSIEPEATKKQPQIKKLPDYLAHPERWTHYSLEDIPETSDRKNSQVAHQFIQGLRDSKRSQNAALETFTPAFNQDHSSSYENKIVFTKPKSKDQSGNKLDHLRKEEVGLQHLDDRQENEQGEAAPLHHLGSWKNEEKKRKWVPEKEKEEENNKVTGFVFNSGKKVNRKCFRKTLEDDEEGTE, translated from the coding sequence ATGAGTGTCCTAAAGTGCAAAGAAAAGGATACCCCCAACAGCCTGTCTAATAGAGATGCTATTGAACTTCCTGAAGATCTCTCTTTGAGCGACTCTGACCCTGATGAGCCCACGGTACATTTTGGCAGAAAGGTTGAGGATTTGTCGTCTTCCTCTGAGGAGGAAGATGATGCTTTGCATCGTCAGCTTGTTCCTCAAGACAATCCCACCTTCAGACTGACAGGTGGAAGCTCTGGTTTCTGTGATCGAAGTAAGGACATCTTTGCACAGTTGGATAGTGCTGCAAAGCTCACCTCTAAACAGCTAGGTGAAGACAACATTCTTGATGGCATGTTTGCTCGTCCTGCTCCGCCGTCACCTCCACATGTAGCTCAAAGAAAGTGCAGTATTGAACCAGAGGCAACCAAAAAACAacctcaaataaaaaaattaccagACTACCTTGCACATCCTGAGCGCTGGACCCACTACAGCCTTGAAGATATCCCTGAAACCAGTGATCGAAAGAATAGCCAGGTGGCTCATCAGTTTATACAAGGGCTTCGAGATAGCAAGAGGTCTCAGAATGCTGCATTGGAGACTTTCACTCCAGCTTTCAATCAGGATCACAGCAGCAGCTATGAGAACAAGATTGTGTTCACTAAACCTAAAAGCAAAGATCAAAGCGGGAACAAACTTGACCATCTTAGGAAGGAAGAGGTTGGACTTCAACACTTGGATGACAGACAAGAGAATGAACAAGGAGAGGCTGCCCCTCTTCATCACCTCGGCTCATGGAAGaatgaagaaaagaaaaggaagtgGGTgcctgagaaagagaaagaagaggAAAACAATAAGGTGACTGGTTTTGTCTTCAACAGTGGCAAGAAAGTAAACCGCAAATGCTTCCGTAAAACACTTGAAGATGATGAGGAAGGCACAGAGTGA